The following proteins are encoded in a genomic region of Gossypium hirsutum isolate 1008001.06 chromosome D05, Gossypium_hirsutum_v2.1, whole genome shotgun sequence:
- the LOC107907194 gene encoding probable lactoylglutathione lyase, chloroplastic isoform X1 translates to MVRRIIPMASSIRPSISSFIFSDGVATTRSGFSFPPLHLPRRLLFSQLGSAIPQLRFFGFKASELLNAERSWVGMPLIRNGVQARTVAAQETAVEFVKKDKRRMLHVVYRVGDLERTIKFYTGCLGMKLLRKRDIPEERYTNAFLGYGPEDSHFVIELTYNYGVDKYDIGTAFGHFGIGVEDVAKTVELIKIKGGKVTREPGPVKGGTTVIAFVEDPDGYKFELIERWPAPEPLCKVMLHVDDLDRSIKFYEKAFGMELLHTQDNPEYKYTTAMMGYGPEEKNAVLELTYNYGVTNYKKGNGYAQIAIGTDDVYNTAEAVRLFGGIVTQEPGPLPGINTKITACLDPDGWKTVFVDNIDFLKEME, encoded by the exons ATGGTGAGGAGGATAATTCCCATGGCATCATCAATACGACCTTCGATCTCGTCGTTTATCTTCTCCGATGGTGTTGCTACGACGCGTTCTGGTTTCTCTTTTCCTCCGCTTCACCTTCCTCGACGCCTCCTTTTCTCTCAGCTCGGCAGTG CTATTCCACAATTGCGATTCTTCGGTTTTAAAGCTTCCGAGCTGTTGAATGCTGAAAGAAGCTGGGTAGGGATGCCTCTTATAAGAAATGGGGTACAGGCAAGAACGGTTGCCGCACAGGAAACTGCCGTAGAGTTTGTTAAAAAGGATAAAAGAAGAATGCTCCATGTTGTTTATCGAGTTGGGGATTTAGAGCGGACCATCAA ATTTTATACTGGATGCTTGGGAATGAAGCTGTTGAGGAAACGAGACATACCAGAGGAGAGATACACAAATGCCTTTCTTGGATATGGGCCTGAAGATTCTCACTTTGTTATTGAACTTACTTACA ATTACGGAGTTGACAAGTATGACATTGGAACTGCATTTGGTCATTTTGGGATAGGTGTTGAGGAT GTTGCCAAGACTGTGGAACTTATAAAGATCAAGGGTGGAAAAGTAACCAGGGAACCTGGTCCAGTGAAAGGAGGTACTACTGTAATTGCATTTGTTGAGGATCCTGACGGTTACAAGTTTGAACTAATTGAAAGGTGGCCTGCTCCTGAACCTTTGTGCAAAGTAATGCTCCATGTTGATGATCTTGATCGTTCCATAAAATTTTATGAGAAG GCCTTTGGCATGGAGCTTCTTCACACACAAGATAATCCAGAGTACAAG TATACAACAGCCATGATGGGCTATGGGCCTGAAGAAAAAAATGCTGTGCTTGAGTTAACATACAACTACGGGGTCACCAACTACAAGAAAGGAAATGGCTATGCTCAG ATTGCAATCGGCACAGATGATGTTTACAACACTGCAGAGGCTGTTAGACTTTTTGGTGGAATAGTTACTCAGGAACCTGGACCTTTACCTGGTATTAACACCAAGATCACTGCATGCTTAGATCCTGATGGTTGGAAGACG GTTTTTGTTGATAATATTGATTTCCTCAAGGAAATGGAGTGA
- the LOC107907194 gene encoding probable lactoylglutathione lyase, chloroplastic isoform X2, whose protein sequence is MVRRIIPMASSIRPSISSFIFSDGVATTRSGFSFPPLHLPRRLLFSQLGSAIPQLRFFGFKASELLNAERSWVGMPLIRNGVQARTVAAQETAVEFVKKDKRRMLHVVYRVGDLERTIKFYTGCLGMKLLRKRDIPEERYTNAFLGYGPEDSHFVIELTYSVEDVAKTVELIKIKGGKVTREPGPVKGGTTVIAFVEDPDGYKFELIERWPAPEPLCKVMLHVDDLDRSIKFYEKAFGMELLHTQDNPEYKYTTAMMGYGPEEKNAVLELTYNYGVTNYKKGNGYAQIAIGTDDVYNTAEAVRLFGGIVTQEPGPLPGINTKITACLDPDGWKTVFVDNIDFLKEME, encoded by the exons ATGGTGAGGAGGATAATTCCCATGGCATCATCAATACGACCTTCGATCTCGTCGTTTATCTTCTCCGATGGTGTTGCTACGACGCGTTCTGGTTTCTCTTTTCCTCCGCTTCACCTTCCTCGACGCCTCCTTTTCTCTCAGCTCGGCAGTG CTATTCCACAATTGCGATTCTTCGGTTTTAAAGCTTCCGAGCTGTTGAATGCTGAAAGAAGCTGGGTAGGGATGCCTCTTATAAGAAATGGGGTACAGGCAAGAACGGTTGCCGCACAGGAAACTGCCGTAGAGTTTGTTAAAAAGGATAAAAGAAGAATGCTCCATGTTGTTTATCGAGTTGGGGATTTAGAGCGGACCATCAA ATTTTATACTGGATGCTTGGGAATGAAGCTGTTGAGGAAACGAGACATACCAGAGGAGAGATACACAAATGCCTTTCTTGGATATGGGCCTGAAGATTCTCACTTTGTTATTGAACTTACTTACA GTGTTGAGGAT GTTGCCAAGACTGTGGAACTTATAAAGATCAAGGGTGGAAAAGTAACCAGGGAACCTGGTCCAGTGAAAGGAGGTACTACTGTAATTGCATTTGTTGAGGATCCTGACGGTTACAAGTTTGAACTAATTGAAAGGTGGCCTGCTCCTGAACCTTTGTGCAAAGTAATGCTCCATGTTGATGATCTTGATCGTTCCATAAAATTTTATGAGAAG GCCTTTGGCATGGAGCTTCTTCACACACAAGATAATCCAGAGTACAAG TATACAACAGCCATGATGGGCTATGGGCCTGAAGAAAAAAATGCTGTGCTTGAGTTAACATACAACTACGGGGTCACCAACTACAAGAAAGGAAATGGCTATGCTCAG ATTGCAATCGGCACAGATGATGTTTACAACACTGCAGAGGCTGTTAGACTTTTTGGTGGAATAGTTACTCAGGAACCTGGACCTTTACCTGGTATTAACACCAAGATCACTGCATGCTTAGATCCTGATGGTTGGAAGACG GTTTTTGTTGATAATATTGATTTCCTCAAGGAAATGGAGTGA
- the LOC107907193 gene encoding ninja-family protein mc410 gives MEDDNGLELSLGLSCGASSAKARGKISSSSDTRTEEGDRGVKIVDNFKNFLQAGNEKQDPSVGSQRSDPIKPLENFFNDLSKGNGEVEATVNLNGRGLWGTNSNRSAEIDEDKRSETGSKRKMLFNEINNPKKLEREAHHTDLHEKSKTSHISLTEDGSTAENEDVAESEVEGSTSRLVSHHDDGSKRFMGVSGSAEVPKEVKPGNLNYGNSFQVQSVNVMNAPFSLPMKDSNSVGIPSSSGHTMPGMMQMMPTGNSERSGTQSVNPGNLPVMFGYLPVQLPLLDKDNPWGMVSHPPQFQASYAGRSPPNADKQSDGLKISQASMHTIARNSSEAAQYDGRTFERVKGEGKQHGVEEGSSTRAEEDVKGSSVNLRANATSDRQTAEALTLDFSAIKPGIAADLKFGGSGSYPNLPWVSTTGTGPHGRTISGVTYRFSANQIKIVCACHGTHMSPEEFVRHASEECTNLDNNNGLATFPGTNPAASSQS, from the exons ATGGAGGACGATAACGGGCTTGAGCTTAGCTTGGGTCTATCTTGTGGTGCTTCATCTGCCAAAGCCAGAGGCAAGATTAGTAGCTCCTCCGATACTAGGACAGAAGAAGGTGATAGAGGTGTCAAAATAGTGGATAACTTTAAAAACTTTCTTCAAGCTGGAAACGAGAAACAAGACCCCAGTGTGGGTTCTCAGAGAAGTGATCCAATAAAACCTTTGGAAAATTTCTTTAATGATCTCTCCAAGGGTAACGGTGAGGTAGAAGCTACTGTTAACTTGAATGGTAGAGGTCTTTGGGGTACAAACAGTAACAGGTCTGCTGAAATCGATGAAGATAAGCGGTCCGAAACGGGTAGTAAACGTAAGATGTTGTTTAATGAGATAAACAATCCAAAGAAGCTCGAAAGAGAAGCTCATCACACGGATTTGCATGAAAAGTCCAAAACATCACATATCTCCCTAACGGAAGATGGCTCAACTGCTGAGAATGAAGACGTTGCGGAGTCTGAAGTTGAGGGTTCGACCTCAAGGCTGGTTTCACACCATGATGATGGATCCAAGCGATTTATGGGAGTTAGTGGTTCTGCTGAGGTGCCTAAGGAGGTTAAGCCGGGAAACTTGAATTATGGTAACTCATTCCAGGTCCAATCAGTCAATGTCATGAATGCACCTTTCTCATTGCCTATGAAGGATTCTAACTCTGTCGGGATCCCTAGTTCATCAGGTCATACAATGCCTGGCATGATGCAAATGATGCCTACCGGAAATAGTGAACGGTCTGGGACCCAGTCTGTGAATCCTGGAAACTTACCAGTTATGTTCGGGTACTTGCCTGTTCAACTTCCACTGTTGGATAAGGATAATCCCTGGGGTATGGTCTCTCACCCTCCGCAATTCCAGGCTTCATATGCTGGCAGAAGTCCACCTAATGCAGATAAGCAGAGTGATGGACTGAAAATATCACAAG CTTCCATGCATACAATTGCGCGCAATTCCTCTGAGGCTGCACAATATGATGGCAGGACATTCGAAAGAGTGAAAGGTGAAGGTAAACAGCATGGTGTAGAGGAAGGCTCCTCTACTCGGGCAGAGGAAGATGTAAAAGGAAGCAGCGTGAATCTCAGAGCAAATGCTACATCTGATCGACAAACTGCAGAAGCCTTAACTCTTGATTTTTCTGCCATAAAACCTGGAATTGCTGCAGACCTGAAATTTGGTGGATCTGGTTCTTATCCAAATTTACCATGGGTTTCAACCACAGGTACTGGTCCACACGGCAGAACTATTTCTGGTGTTACTTACAGATTCAGCGCAAATCAGATAAAAATCGTTTGTGCTTGCCATGGTACCCACATGTCCCCCGAAGAGTTTGTTCGTCATGCCAGTGAAGAGTGCACCAATCTAGATAATAACAACGGTTTGGCAACATTTCCAGGTACCAATCCTGCTGCCTCTAGTCAGAGCTGA
- the LOC107907192 gene encoding probable glycosyltransferase At3g07620 gives MGVFALTLRLFHAEVRKLLLIIGLAVSFIILFQCFSFSYGKIFVPSPTSKISVVKLVINATTLNDSNMAELFINVVANDTNGSDPEEEARYKHNTLEANTGSDSSSEVNRYLDGSFSKFKDQNSHERKSKPRITQVAAKGLQSSNLSSGTSSSFLGANLSSPRNAETSIGTQHTNFKPLQIESAISVSQMNSLLLQSIDSSRSLRPRRSSARDRELLSARLEIGNARVSRKVPVLHASVYQNISKFERSYEMMEQILKVYIYKEGVKPIFHQPKMRGIYASEGWFMKLMEGNKKFVVKDPRRAHLFYLPFSSNMLRSALNGQDFQHVKDLQKYLKDYVELIAGKYSFWNRTGGADHFLVACHDWAINLTKNIRSCIRALCNSNAAKGFEIGKDTTLPVTYIRSMEAPLENLGGKPPSERNILAFFAGGMHGYLRPILLQYWQNKESDMKIFGPMPRDVEGKRKYREHMKSSKYCICAKGYEVHTPRVVESIYYECVPVIISDNYVPPFFEVLNWEAFAILVQEKDIPSLRNILLSIPEEKYLEMHARVKLVQRHFLWHKRPVKYDLFHMILHSVWYNRVFHIKTR, from the exons ATGGGTGTTTTTGCCCTAACTCTGAGGCTCTTTCATGCTGAGGTCAGAAAGTTACTTTTGATCATTGGGTTGGCAGTTTCTTTCATAATCCTTTTTCagtgtttttcattttcttatggGAAAATATTTGTTCCATCACCTACTAGTAAGATTTCAGTAGTTAAGCTGGTAATCAATGCCACCACTTTAAATGATTCGAACATGGCTGAACTGTTTATTAATGTGGTGGCAAATGATACTAATGGCTCTGATCCTGAGGAAGAAGCTAGGTACAAGCACAACACGCTGGAAGCAAATACAGGTTCTGATTCGTCATCAGAAGTTAACAGATATCTTGATGGTTCTTTTAGTAAATTCAAGGATCAAAATTCTCATGAGAGGAAATCGAAGCCGAGGATAACTCAGG TTGCTGCTAAAGGCCTGCAAAGCTCAAACCTTAGTTCAGGGACTTCTAGCTCATTCTTGGGTGCCAACTTATCTTCACCGCGCAATGCCGAAACTTCTATTGGAACACAACATACGAATTTTAAACCATTGCAAATTGAATCAGCCATATCTGTATCCCAGATGAATTCATTATTGCTTCAGAGTATTGATTCTTCTCGCTCTCTG AGGCCAAGACGATCTTCAGCACGTGACCGTGAACTTTTATCTGCAAGGCTAGAGATTGGAAATGCTCGTGTTTCAAGGAAGGTTCCAGTGCTTCATGCATCTGTTTATCAGAATATTTCTAAGTTTGAGAG GAGTTATGAGATGATGGAACAAATACTCAAAGTTTACATATACAAAGAAGGAGTTAAGCCCATATTTCATCAGCCAAAGATGAGAGGAATTTATGCCTCAGAAGGATGGTTTATGAAACTCATGGAAGGAAACAAAAAGTTCGTTGTGAAAGACCCGAGAAGAGCCCATTTGTTTTACTTACCCTTCAGTTCAAATATGCTAAGGAGTGCACTAAATGGACAAGATTTTCAACACGTCAAAGACCTACAGAAATACCTTAAGGATTATGTTGAGTTGATTGCTGGAAAATATAGCTTTTGGAACAGAACCGGAGGAGCTGATCATTTTCTAGTTGCCTGTCATGATTGG GCTATCAATTTGACAAAGAACATCAGAAGTTGTATTAGAGCTCTTTGCAATTCCAATGCTGCCAAAGGCTTCGAAATAGGAAAGGATACCACTTTACCAGTAACGTATATACGTTCCATGGAGGCTCCTTTGGAAAATCTTGGAGGAAAGCCTCCTTCAGAGAGGAACATTCTGGCCTTCTTTGCTGGGGGGATGCACGGTTATCTTCGACCGATCTTACTACAGTATTGGCAGAATAAAGAATCTGATATGAAAATCTTTGGACCAATGCCTCGTGATGTTGAAGGTAAAAGAAAGTACAGGGAGCATATGAAGAGTAGTAAGTATTGCATATGTGCCAAGGGTTATGAAGTTCATACACCAAGAGTGGTTGAGTCGATTTACTATGAATGCGTGCCGGTTATCATATCAGATAACTACGTGCCACCATTCTTTGAGGTGTTGAATTGGGAAGCTTTTGCGATTTTAGTTCAAGAGAAAGATATCCCTAGTTTGAGAAACATATTGCTCTCCATCCCTGAGGAGAAATATTTGGAGATGCACGCGAGAGTGAAGCTAGTACAGCGGCATTTTCTTTGGCACAAAAGGCCCGTGAAATACGACTTATTTCATATGATCCTTCACTCAGTATGGTACAACAGGGTTTTTCACATAAAAACCAGATAA